The proteins below are encoded in one region of Manis pentadactyla isolate mManPen7 chromosome 2, mManPen7.hap1, whole genome shotgun sequence:
- the PPM1G gene encoding protein phosphatase 1G isoform X1, whose translation MGAYLSQPNTVKCSGDGVGASRLPLPYGFSAMQGWRVSMEDAHNCIPELDSETAMFSVYDGHGGEEVAVYCAKYLPDIIKDQKAYKEGKLQKALEDAFLAIDAKLTTEEVIKELAQIAGRPTEDEDEKEKVADEDDVDNEEAALLHEEATMTIEELLTRYGQNCHKGAPHSKSGAGTGEEPGSQGLNGEAGSDDPSRETSEENGPIAKAHRGLSSNSERGTEAGPGGEPGTPTGEAGPSCSSASDKLPRVAKSKFFEDSEDESDEAEEEEEDSEECSEEEDGYSSEEAENEEDEDDTEEAEEDEEEEEEMMVPGMEGKEEPGSDSGTTAVVALIRGKQLIVANAGDSRCVVSEAGKALDMSYDHKPEDEVELARIKNAGGKVTMDGRVNGGLNLSRAIGDHFYKRNKNLPPEEQMISALPDIKVLTLTDDHEFMVIACDGIWNVMSSQEVIDFIQSKISQRDENGELRLLSSIVEELLDQCLAPDTSGDGTGCDNMTCIIICFKPRSTAELQPESGKRKLEDVLSIEGAEENGNSDNKKAKRD comes from the exons ATGGGTGCCTACCTCTCCCAGCCCAACACAGTGAAGTGCTCCGGAGATGGGGTTGGTGCTTCGCGCCTGCCGCTGCCGTACGGCTTCTCCGCCATGCAAGGCTGGCGCGTCTCCATGGAG GATGCTCACAACTGTATCCCTGAACTGGACAGTGAGACAGCCATGTTTTCTGTCTATGATGGACATGGAG GGGAGGAAGTTGCCGTGTACTGTGCCAAATATCTTCCTGATATCATCAAAGATCAGAAGGCCTACAAAGAAGGCAAACTACAGAAG gCTTTGGAAGATGCCTTCTTGGCTATTGATGCCAAACTGACCACTGAGGAAGTTATTAAGGAGCTGGCACAGATTGCAGGGCGACCCACTGAGgatgaagatgaaaaagaaaaagtagctgATGAAGATGATG TGGACAATGAGGAGGCTGCACTGCTGCATGAAGAGGCTACCATGACTATTGAAGAGCTGCTGACACGCTATGGGCAGAACTGTCACAAGGGTGCTCCCCACAGCAAATCTGGAGCTGGGACAGGCGAGGAGCCGGGGTCCCAGGGCCTCAATGGGGAGGCAGGATCTGATGACCCATCTAGGGAAACTTCAGAAGAAAATGGCCCTATAGCCAAGGCCCACAGAGGCCTTTCCTCCAACTCAGAACGTGGGACTGAGGCAGGCCCTGGGGGTGAGCCTGGCACTCCCACTGGTGAGGCTGGGCCTTCCTGCTCTTCAGCCTCTGACAAGCTGCCTCGAGTTGCTAAGTCCAAGTTCTTTGAGGACAGTGAAGATGAGTCAGATGAggcggaggaggaagaggaagacagtGAG GAATGCAGTGAGGAGGAGGATGGCTACAGCAGTGAAGAGGCAGAGAATGAGGAAGATGAGGATGACACTGAGGAGGCTGAAGAGgatgaggaagaagaagaggagatgATGGTGCCTGGCATGGAAGGCAAAGAGGAG CCCGGCTCTGACAGTGGTACAACAGCAGTGGTGGCTCTGATACGAGGGAAGCAGTTGATTGTAGCCAATGCAGGAGACTCTCGCTGTGTGGTGTCTGAGGCTGGCAAAGCTTTAGACATGTCCTATGACCACAAACCGGAGGATGAAGTGGAGCTAGCGCGCATCAAGAATGCTGGTGGCAAGGTCACCATGGATGGGCGAGTCAACGGGGGCCTTAATCTCTCCAGAGCCATTG GAGACCACTTCTACAAGAGGAACAAGAACTTGCCACCTGAGGAACAGATGATTTCAGCCCTTCCTGACATCAAGGTGCTGACTCTCACCGACGACCATGAATTCATGGTCATTGCCTGTGATGGCATCTG GAATGTGATGAGCAGCCAGGAAGTTATAGACTTTATTCAATCAAAGATCAGCCAGCGTGATGAAAATGGGGAACTTCGGTTATTGTCATCCATCGTGGAAGAG CTGCTGGATCAGTGCCTGGCACCAGACACCTCTGGGGACGGTACAGGATGTGACAACATGACCTGCATCATCATTTGCTTCAAGCCCCGAAGCACAGCAGAGCTTCAGCCAGAGAGTGGCAAGCGGAAATTAGAGGATGTGCTGTCTATTGAGGGGGCTGAAGAAAATGGCAACAGTGACAATAAGAAGGCCAAGCGGGACTAG
- the PPM1G gene encoding protein phosphatase 1G isoform X2 → MFPSLLPSPWFGGILKLVEDAHNCIPELDSETAMFSVYDGHGGEEVAVYCAKYLPDIIKDQKAYKEGKLQKALEDAFLAIDAKLTTEEVIKELAQIAGRPTEDEDEKEKVADEDDVDNEEAALLHEEATMTIEELLTRYGQNCHKGAPHSKSGAGTGEEPGSQGLNGEAGSDDPSRETSEENGPIAKAHRGLSSNSERGTEAGPGGEPGTPTGEAGPSCSSASDKLPRVAKSKFFEDSEDESDEAEEEEEDSEECSEEEDGYSSEEAENEEDEDDTEEAEEDEEEEEEMMVPGMEGKEEPGSDSGTTAVVALIRGKQLIVANAGDSRCVVSEAGKALDMSYDHKPEDEVELARIKNAGGKVTMDGRVNGGLNLSRAIGDHFYKRNKNLPPEEQMISALPDIKVLTLTDDHEFMVIACDGIWNVMSSQEVIDFIQSKISQRDENGELRLLSSIVEELLDQCLAPDTSGDGTGCDNMTCIIICFKPRSTAELQPESGKRKLEDVLSIEGAEENGNSDNKKAKRD, encoded by the exons ATgttcccttcccttcttccttctccatggTTTGGAGGGATCCTCAAGCTTGTTGAG GATGCTCACAACTGTATCCCTGAACTGGACAGTGAGACAGCCATGTTTTCTGTCTATGATGGACATGGAG GGGAGGAAGTTGCCGTGTACTGTGCCAAATATCTTCCTGATATCATCAAAGATCAGAAGGCCTACAAAGAAGGCAAACTACAGAAG gCTTTGGAAGATGCCTTCTTGGCTATTGATGCCAAACTGACCACTGAGGAAGTTATTAAGGAGCTGGCACAGATTGCAGGGCGACCCACTGAGgatgaagatgaaaaagaaaaagtagctgATGAAGATGATG TGGACAATGAGGAGGCTGCACTGCTGCATGAAGAGGCTACCATGACTATTGAAGAGCTGCTGACACGCTATGGGCAGAACTGTCACAAGGGTGCTCCCCACAGCAAATCTGGAGCTGGGACAGGCGAGGAGCCGGGGTCCCAGGGCCTCAATGGGGAGGCAGGATCTGATGACCCATCTAGGGAAACTTCAGAAGAAAATGGCCCTATAGCCAAGGCCCACAGAGGCCTTTCCTCCAACTCAGAACGTGGGACTGAGGCAGGCCCTGGGGGTGAGCCTGGCACTCCCACTGGTGAGGCTGGGCCTTCCTGCTCTTCAGCCTCTGACAAGCTGCCTCGAGTTGCTAAGTCCAAGTTCTTTGAGGACAGTGAAGATGAGTCAGATGAggcggaggaggaagaggaagacagtGAG GAATGCAGTGAGGAGGAGGATGGCTACAGCAGTGAAGAGGCAGAGAATGAGGAAGATGAGGATGACACTGAGGAGGCTGAAGAGgatgaggaagaagaagaggagatgATGGTGCCTGGCATGGAAGGCAAAGAGGAG CCCGGCTCTGACAGTGGTACAACAGCAGTGGTGGCTCTGATACGAGGGAAGCAGTTGATTGTAGCCAATGCAGGAGACTCTCGCTGTGTGGTGTCTGAGGCTGGCAAAGCTTTAGACATGTCCTATGACCACAAACCGGAGGATGAAGTGGAGCTAGCGCGCATCAAGAATGCTGGTGGCAAGGTCACCATGGATGGGCGAGTCAACGGGGGCCTTAATCTCTCCAGAGCCATTG GAGACCACTTCTACAAGAGGAACAAGAACTTGCCACCTGAGGAACAGATGATTTCAGCCCTTCCTGACATCAAGGTGCTGACTCTCACCGACGACCATGAATTCATGGTCATTGCCTGTGATGGCATCTG GAATGTGATGAGCAGCCAGGAAGTTATAGACTTTATTCAATCAAAGATCAGCCAGCGTGATGAAAATGGGGAACTTCGGTTATTGTCATCCATCGTGGAAGAG CTGCTGGATCAGTGCCTGGCACCAGACACCTCTGGGGACGGTACAGGATGTGACAACATGACCTGCATCATCATTTGCTTCAAGCCCCGAAGCACAGCAGAGCTTCAGCCAGAGAGTGGCAAGCGGAAATTAGAGGATGTGCTGTCTATTGAGGGGGCTGAAGAAAATGGCAACAGTGACAATAAGAAGGCCAAGCGGGACTAG